In Lemur catta isolate mLemCat1 chromosome 1, mLemCat1.pri, whole genome shotgun sequence, one DNA window encodes the following:
- the RAB3D gene encoding ras-related protein Rab-3D codes for MASAGDPHAGPRDAADQNFDYMFKLLLIGNSSVGKTSFLFRYADDSFTPAFVSTVGIDFKVKTVYRHDKRIKLQIWDTAGQERYRTITTAYYRGAMGFLLMYDVANQESFAAVQDWATQIKTYSWDNAQVILVGNKCDLEDERVVPAEDGQRLADDLGFEFFEASAKENINVKQVFERLVDVICEKMNESLEPSSSPGSNGKGPALGDTPPPQPSSCSC; via the exons atggcatcAGCCGGAGACCCCCACGCAGGCCCCCGAGATGCGGCAGACCAGAACTTCGACTACATGTTCAAACTGCTCCTAATCGGCAACAGCAGCGTGGGCAAGACGTCCTTCCTGTTCCGCTATGCTGATGACTCCTTCACCCCTGCCTTCGTCAGCACCGTGGGCATTGACTTCAAGGTCAAGACCGTCTATCGCCATGACAAGAGGATCAAGCTACAGATCTGG GACACGGCGGGCCAGGAGCGCTACCGTACGATCACCACAGCCTACTACCGGGGAGCCATGGGCTTCCTGCTCATGTACGATGTTGCCAACCAAGAGTCCTTTGCGGCTGTGCAGGACTG GGCCACGCAGATCAAGACCTACTCCTGGGACAACGCCCAGGTCATCCTCGTGGGGAACAAGTGTGACCTAGAGGACGAGCGTGTTGTGCCTGCCGAGGATGGCCAGAGGCTCGCCGACGACCTTG GTTTTGAGTTCTTCGAGGCCAGCGCCAAGGAGAACATCAATGTGAAGCAGGTGTTCGAGCGCCTGGTAGATGTCATCTGCGAGAAGATGAATGAGTCCCTGGaacccagctccagcccaggcaGCAATGGGAaaggcccagccctgggggacACCCCGCCCCCACagcccagcagctgcagctgctAG
- the TMEM205 gene encoding transmembrane protein 205, with protein MEEGGSPGGLIKVVHLLVLSGAWGMQMWVTFVSGFLLFRGLPRHTFGLVQSKLFPFYFHISMSCAFINLCILAAQHAWAQLTLWEASQLCLLFLSLTLATVNARWLEPRTTAAMWALQTVEKERGLGGEVAGSHQGPDPYRQLREKDPKYNALRQNFFRYHGVSTLCNLGCLLSNGLCLASLALGLKSL; from the exons ATGGAGGAAGGCGGTAGCCCGGGAGGCCTGATTAAGGTGGTCCATCTACTGGTCTTGTCAGGTGCCTGGGGCATGCAAATGTGGGTGACCTTCGTCTCAG gctTCCTGCTTTTCCGAGGCCTTCCACGACATACCTTCGGCCTAGTGCAAAGCAAACTCTTCCCTTTCTACTTTCACATCTCCATGAGCTGTGCCTTCATCAACCTCTGCATCTTGGCTGCACAGCATGCCTGGGCACAgctcacactctgggaggccagccAG CTTTGTCTCCTGTTCCTGAGTCTTACGCTGGCCACCGTCAACGCCCGCTGGCTGGAGCCCCGCACTACAGCTGCCATGTGGGCCCTGCAGACCGTGGAGAAGGAGCGGGGCCTGGGCGGGGAGGTGGCGGGCAGCCACCAGGGCCCTGATCCCTACCGCCAGCTGCGGGAGAAGGACCCCAAATACAATGCCCTCCGCCAGAATTTCTTCCGCTACCATGGTGTGTCCACCCTTTGCAATCTGGGCTGTCTCCTAAGCAATGGGCTCTGTCTTGCCAGCCTCGCCCTGGGCCTTAAGAGCCTCTAG
- the CCDC159 gene encoding coiled-coil domain-containing protein 159 yields MIHWSRTPEPETLGPAASENAVRSIDWRPGWNLGPLPQEAPSFFNPDLPKECYNSQELVKRNNNIAKKPVEASSSKVRVKSTMIPDCQKLLRGELESLKSQLQAQTKAFEFLNHSVTMLEKESCLQQIKIQQLEEVLSPTGRKGEKEGPMGGVEQGQQELYGALVQGLQGLQKTLRDSEEVQRTRTTRCLQLLAQDIQDSKKFLWEELQLVREEVNVIYRKLQLQENEISENLMNIQKMQRTQVKCRQILTKMKQQGCDTSACLVTEEMPSGGSGCWNDELQKELSDIWSAVHVLQDSIDSLTMSSGARPRALNLKGHKGHRCPSPPLHSWDSDSDSDQDLSQPPFSKSRSFPPGADPPWPPPHPFPPRPALDSHSVDPGGSPRSRPGHLLPDLQPWGSLEQARP; encoded by the exons ATGATTCACTGGTCCAGGACCCCAGAGCCAGAGACCTTGGGACCTGCTGCTTCCGAGAACGCAGTGAGAAGTATAGATTGGAGGCCAGGGTGGAACTTGGGGCCTCTGCCACAAGAGGCCCCCTCATTTTTCAACCCAGATCTGCCAAAGGAATGCTATAACAGCCAGGAACTTGTGAAGAGGAATAACAACATAGCTAAG AAGCCTGTGGAGGCCAGCTCTTCCAAAGTTAGAG TTAAGTCCACCATGATTCCTGACTGCCAGAAGCTCCTACGAGGTGAACTGGAGTCACTTAAGAGCCAGCTACAGGCCCAGACCAAG GCTTTCGAGTTCTTGAACCACTCGGTGACCATGTTGGAAAAGGAGAGCTGCCTGCAGCAAATCAAGATTCAGCAACTTGAAG AGGTGCTGAGCCCTACAGGCCgcaagggagagaaggaggggccCATGGGGGGCGTGGAGCAGGGTCAGCAGGAGCTGTATGGAGCCCTGGTCCAGGGCCTACAGGGGCTGCAGAAGACCCTGCGTGACAGTGAGGAGGTGCAGCGGACCCGCACCACGCGCTGCCTGCAGCTGCTGGCCCAGGACATCCAGGACAG CAAGAAGTTCCTGTGGGAGGAGCTGCAGCTGGTGCGGGAGGAGGTGAACGTCATCTATAGGAAGCTCC AGCTGCAGGAGAACGAGATCTCAGAGAACCTGATGAACATCCAGAAGATGCAGAGGACACAGGTGAAGTGCCGCCAG atCCTGACCAAGATGAAGCAGCAGGGTTGTGACACATCTGCCTGTCTGGTGACTGAGGAGATGCCATCAGGAGGCAGTGGGTGCTGGAATGATGAACTCCAGAAGGAACTGAGTGACATATG GTCTGCTGTGCACGTGCTGCAGGACTCCATCGACAGCCTCACGATGTCCTCAGGGGCCCGCCCCAGGGCCTTGAACCTCAAGG GCCACAAGGGGCACCGATGCCCGAGCCCACCGCTCCACTCCTGGGACTCAGACTCTGACTCAGACCAAGACCTTTCCCAGCCACCTTTCAGCAAGAGCCGCTCCTTCCCTCCCGGTGCAGatcctccctggcctccaccccacccattcccgcctcggcctgcccTTGACTCCCACAGTGTGGACCCTGGGGGCAGTCCCAGATCCCGACCTGGGCATCTGCTACCTGACCTGCAGCCCTGGGGTTCCCTGGAGCAGGCCAGGCCCTGA
- the PLPPR2 gene encoding phospholipid phosphatase-related protein type 2, with the protein MAGGRPHLKRSFSIIPCFVFVESVLLGVVVLLAYRLEFTDTFPVHTQGFFCYDSTYAKPYPGPEAASRAPPALIYALVTAGPTLTILLGELARAFFPTPPSAIPITGESTIVSGACCRFSPPLRRLVRFLGVYSFGLFTTTIFANAGQVVTGNPTPHFLSVCRPNYTALGCSPPSPDRPGPDRFVTEQGACAGSPSLVAAARRAFPCKDAALCAYAVTYTAMYVTLVFRVKGSRLVKPSLCLALLCPAFLVGVVRVAEYRNHWSDVLAGFLTGAAIATFLVTCVVHNFQSRPPSGRRLSPWEDLGQAPTMDSPLEKLSVAQEPEACRPHSTPARLTPSKPQNCTRRGHLIPSCVSSRAPAMCSSPRVPRPRLRSEPTPLPLPLPLPAPTPSQGPSPSSPGPGGPGGGGGRGRKLLLPTPLLRDLYTLSGLYPSPFHRDNFSPYLFASRDHLL; encoded by the exons ATGGCGGGAGGGAGACCGCATCTGAAGAGGAGTTTCTCCATCATTCCCTGCTTTGTCTTTGTGGAG TCGGTGCTGCTGGGTGTCGTGGTCCTGCTGGCTTACCGCTTGGAGTTCACGGACACCTTCCCTGTGCACACCCAGGGATTCTTCTGCTATGACAGTACCTATGCCAAGCCCTACCCGGGGCCTGAGGCTGCCAGCCGAGCACCTCCTGCACTCATCTATGCCCTGGTCACTGCTGGGCCGACGCTCACG ATCCTGCTAGGGGAGCTGGCGCGTgccttcttccccaccccaccttcagCCATCCCCATCACCGGGGAGAGTACCATTGTGTCCGGGGCCTGCTGCCGCTTTAGCCCGCCGCTGCGGAGGCTGGTCCGCTTCCTGG GGGTCTATTCCTTCGGCCTCTTCACCACAACTATCTTCGCCAACGCGGGGCAGGTGGTGACTGGCAACCCCACGCCACACTTCCTGTCAGTGTGCCGGCCCAACTACACGGCGCTGGGCTGCTCGCCGCCCTCACCAGACCGGCCCGGGCCCGATCGATTTGTCACTGAACAGGGCGCCTGTGCTGGAAGCCCCAGCCTTGTGGCTGCCGCGCGCCGCGCCTTCCCCTGCAAGGACGCGGCCCTCTGCGCCTACGCGGTCACCTACACGGCG ATGTACGTGACTCTCGTGTTCCGGGTGAAGGGCTCCCGCCTAGTCAAACCCTCGCTCTGCCTGGCCCTGCTGTGCCCAGCCTTCCTGGTGGGTGTGGTCCGCGTGGCCGAGTACCGCAACCACTGGTCTGACGTGCTGGCCGGCTTCCTGACCGGGGCGGCCATCGCCACCTTTTTG GTCACCTGCGTCGTGCACAACTTCCAGAGCCGGCCGCCCTCTGGCCGAAGGCTCTCCCCCTGGGAGGACCTGGGCCAAGCCCCCACCATGGACAGCCCCCTCGAAAAGTTAAGTGTGGCCCAG GAACCCGAGGCCTGCAGGCCGCATTCGACACCGGCACGGCTCACCCCATCCA AGCCGCAGAACTGCACCCGCCGTGGCCACCTGATCCCCAGCTGTGTGTCCTCCAGGGCCCCAGCCATGTGTTCGTCTCCCCGTGTGCCCCGCCCTCGACTGAGGTCTGAGCCAACGCCCCTgccgctgcccctgcccctgccagcaccgacccccagccagggcccctcGCCTTCCTCTCCTGGAcctggggggccaggcgggggtGGTGGACGTGGCCGGAAGCTGCTGCTGCCTACGCCCCTGCTGCGGGACCTGTACACCCTGAGTGGACTCTATCCCTCCCCCTTCCACCGGGATAACTTCAGCCCTTACCTGTTTGCCAGCCGTGACCACCTGCTGTGA
- the SWSAP1 gene encoding ATPase SWSAP1: MAETLRRVLSAGIAAWPGENTAEAGPPLLLLGAPGSGKTALLFAAALEAAGEGRGPVLFLTRRPLQSLPCGTGATLDPMRLQKIRFQYSPSTRELFRFLCSAHETPGPAPSLMLLDGLEEYLAEDPGPEESAYLAALLLDTAAYFSHRLGPGRDCGLMVALQTQEEADSGDALHLALLQRYFPAQCWLQPDASGPGEHCHRVCLEPGGLGPRTEWWVTFRPGGEMTITPWHTQAGEPSSDKSSSSGGHP; the protein is encoded by the exons ATGGCGGAGACGCTGAGGCGGGTGCTAAGCGCGGGTATCGCGGCTTGGCCTGGGGAGAACACGGCTGAGGCCGGACCGCCTTTGTTGCTGCTCGGCGCTCCAGGCTCTGGAAAAACAGCGCTGCTCTTTGCAGCGGCCCTGGAAGCGGCAGGGGAGGGCCGAGGCCCCGTCCTCTTCCTGACCCGGAGGCCTCTTCAAAGCCTGCCCTGCGGGACTGGAGCGACGCTCGACCCAATGCGCCTCCAG AAGATCCGCTTCCAGTACTCACCCTCAACCCGAGAGCTTTTCCGGTTCCTGTGCTCTGCCCATGAgaccccagggccagcccccTCTCTTATGCTTCTAGATGGCCTGGAGGAATACCTAGCGGAAGACCCAGGGCCGGAGGAATCCGCCTACCTGGCCGCCCTGCTTCTGGACACAGCTGCCTACTTCAGCCACCGCCTTGGGCCTGGCAGGGACTGTGGGCTCATGGTGGCCCTCCAGACCCAGGAGGAGGCTGACAGTGGGGATGCCCTGCATCTGGCACTGCTACAGCGGTATTTTCCAGCCCAGTGCTGGCTGCAGCCGGATGCATCAGGTCCAGGCGAGCACTGCCACAGAGTCTGCCTGGAGCCAGGCGGGCTGGGCCCCAGGACAGAGTGGTGGGTGACTTTTCGACCAGGTGGAGAAATGACAATCACCCCGTGGCACACTCAGGCTGGTGAGCCCAGTTCAGACAAGAGTTCAAGCTCTGGAGGCCACCCCTAA
- the EPOR gene encoding erythropoietin receptor: MDHLRAPLWPRVGSLCLLLAGAAWAPPPNLPDPKFESKAALLATRGSEELLCFTERLEDLVCFWEEAASAGVGPSNYSFSYQLEGEPWKPCRLHQAPTARGAVRFWCSLPTADTSSFVPLELLVTEASSGALRYHRIIHINEVVLLDAPVGLLARLADEGGHVVLRWLPPPGAPMTTHIRYEVDVSAGNGEGGAQKVEILEGRTECVLSNLRGQTRYTFAVRARMAEPSFGGFWSAWSEPASLLTASDLDPLILTLSLILVLILLLLAVLALLSHRRALKQKIWPGIPSPESEFKGLFTTHKGNFQLWLYQNDGCLWWSPCTPFTEDIPAPLEVLSERSWGVTQAVEPEVDDEGPLLEPVGSKDAQDTYLVLDKWLLPRSPPSEDLPGPGTSVDVVAMDEGSEASSCSSALALEPSSEGVSAVSFEYTILDPSSQLLCPQALPPELPSTPPHLKYLYLVVSDSGISTDYSSGSSQGAQGGSSNGSCSNPYENSLVPTPEAPPPSYVACS, encoded by the exons ATGGACCACCTCAGGGCGCCCCTCTGGCCCCGGGTTGGCTCCCTCTGTCTTCTGCTGGCTGGGGCCGCCTGGGCCCCCCCACCCAACCTCCCAGACCCCAAGTTTGAGAGCAAAG CGGCCTTGCTTGCGACCCGCGGGTCCGAAGAGCTTCTGTGCTTCACCGAGCGGTTGGAGGACTTGGTGTGTTTCTGGGAGGAAGCGGCGAGCGCTGGGGTAGGCCCCAGCAACTACAGCTTCTCCTACCAGCTCGA GGGTGAGCCGTGGAAGCCGTGTCGCCTGCACCAGGCACCCACGGCTCGTGGCGCGGTGCGCTTCTGGTGCTCGCTGCCTACGGCCGACACGTCGAGCTTCGTGCCCCTAGAGTTGCTGGTCACAGAGGCCTCCTCGGGCGCTCTGCGCTATCACCGTATCATCCACATCAATGAAGTGG TGCTCCTGGACGCCCCCGTGGGGCTGCTGGCGCGGCTGGCCGACGAGGGCGGCCATGTGGTGCTGCGCTGGCTCCCGCCACCTGGGGCACCCATGACGACTCACATCCGCTACGAGGTGGACGTTTCAGCAGGCAACGGCGAAGGGGGGGCGCAGAAG GTGGAGATCCTGGAGGGCCGCACCGAGTGCGTGTTGAGCAACCTGCGGGGCCAGACGCGCTACACCTTCGCTGTCCGCGCGCGCATGGCCGAGCCGAGCTTCGGGGGCTTCTGGAGCGCCTGGTCAGAGCCTGCGTCGCTGCTGACCGCTAGTG ACCTGGACCCACTCATCCTGACGCTGTCCCTCATCCTCGTGCTCATCCTGCTACTGCTGGCCGTGCTCGCCCTGCTCTCCCACCGCCG GGCTCTGAAGCAGAAGATCTGGCCTGGCATTCCAAGCCCGGAAAGTGAGTTTAAGGGCCTCTTCACCACCCACAAGGGTAACTTCCAG CTGTGGCTGTATCAGAATGATGGCTGTCTGTGGTGGAGTCCCTGCACCCCCTTCACAGAGGACATACCCGCCCCCTTGGAAGTCCTCTCTGAGCGTTCCTGGGGGGTGACACAAGCAGTGGAACCAGAGGTGGATGATGAGGGGCCCCTGCTGGAGCCTGTGGGCAGTAAGGATGCCCAGGACACCTACCTGGTGCTGGACAAGTGGCTATTGCCCCGGAGCCCACCCAGCGAGGAcctcccagggccaggtaccagtgTGGACGTGGTGGCCATGGATGAAGGCTCAGAAGCATCCTCCTGCTCATCTGCCTTGGCCTTGGAGCCCAGCTCAGAGGGGGTCTCAGCTGTCAGCTTCGAGTATACCATCCTAGACCCCAGCTCCCAGCTTTTGTGTCCTCAGGCACTGCCCCCTGAGCTGCCCTCCACCCCGCCCCACCTAAAGTACCTGTACCTCGTGGTGTCTGACTCTGGTATCTCAACGGACTACAGCTCAGGGAGCTCCCAGGGAGCACAAGGGGGCTCATCCAATGGCTCCTGCTCTAACCCTTATGAGAACAGCCTTGTCCCAACCCCTGAGGCTCCACCCCCGAGCTATGTGGCCTGCTCTTAG